One part of the Anaerofustis stercorihominis DSM 17244 genome encodes these proteins:
- a CDS encoding asparaginase, whose amino-acid sequence MKKILLIATGGTIASIKTNSGMKPNTSAEELISYIPEIKGICEVDYIQLFNVDSTNIQPEHWLKIVKCIEEKYEKYDGFVITHGTDTMAYTSSVVSYLVQNPKKPVILTGSQKPINADITDAKKNLIDSFTFACDDDIHGVYLVLGGKAIVGTRARKLRSKSYNAFESINYPVAAFIDENRIIKYVEKERKDNDTAFYSTINSKVFLLKLIPGMEPDVLDYISDKYDVIVIEGYGVGGLPFHNKRNFFDKLEMITKKGKIAVLSTQVMLEGSDAKLYEVGHRAVANYNVLEAYDMTTESVVVKLMWITSLTKEFNEIKKLFYKKINHDILRID is encoded by the coding sequence ATGAAAAAGATACTTCTTATTGCAACGGGAGGCACCATAGCCTCCATAAAAACAAATAGCGGAATGAAGCCAAATACATCCGCAGAGGAGCTTATATCTTATATCCCTGAAATAAAAGGTATATGTGAGGTAGATTATATACAGCTTTTTAACGTGGATTCTACAAATATACAACCCGAACATTGGTTAAAAATCGTTAAATGTATCGAGGAAAAATATGAAAAGTATGACGGGTTTGTAATAACTCACGGAACGGATACTATGGCATATACGTCTTCGGTTGTTTCTTATTTGGTTCAAAATCCTAAAAAGCCCGTTATACTCACAGGTTCACAAAAACCAATCAATGCGGATATTACAGATGCAAAGAAAAACTTGATAGACAGTTTTACTTTTGCTTGTGATGATGATATTCATGGAGTTTATCTCGTACTTGGCGGAAAGGCAATAGTCGGCACTAGAGCAAGAAAGTTACGTTCAAAGAGTTATAATGCTTTTGAAAGTATAAATTATCCGGTGGCTGCTTTTATAGATGAAAATAGGATAATAAAATATGTTGAAAAAGAAAGAAAAGACAATGATACAGCATTTTATTCAACCATTAATTCAAAAGTCTTTTTACTTAAGCTGATACCGGGAATGGAACCTGATGTCCTTGATTATATATCGGATAAATATGATGTGATTGTGATCGAGGGATATGGGGTCGGCGGACTTCCTTTTCATAATAAAAGAAACTTTTTTGATAAGCTGGAAATGATTACCAAAAAGGGAAAAATCGCAGTGCTTTCAACTCAGGTGATGCTTGAAGGCAGTGATGCGAAACTATACGAAGTAGGGCATAGAGCAGTGGCAAATTATAACGTACTGGAAGCATATGATATGACTACAGAGTCGGTAGTGGTAAAGCTCATGTGGATAACGAGCCTTACGAAAGAATTTAATGAAATCAAGAAATTATTTTACAAAAAAATAAATCATGACATTTTAAGGATAGATTAA
- a CDS encoding AAA family ATPase, which yields MRSYVITIGREYGSGGRIIGKKLAEMLGISFYDEELINLMVKETGLASDFIKNVENRRPLSFFYDTSFSYENLPVEDQVSASESDIVRKVADNGPCVIVGLCADYVLRHKENCIRVFIHAPKEDRVKRVKEVYKVNEKNIEKYVHKTDKSRAVYYNYQTDRKWSRAQNYDLVINSNLGLDTAVKIIKDLVDIKESEYIG from the coding sequence ATGAGAAGTTATGTTATTACCATAGGAAGAGAGTACGGTTCGGGAGGACGTATAATAGGCAAAAAGCTTGCTGAAATGCTGGGTATATCTTTCTATGATGAAGAACTTATAAATTTAATGGTAAAAGAAACGGGGCTTGCGTCGGATTTTATTAAAAACGTAGAAAACAGAAGACCTTTAAGTTTCTTTTATGATACTTCTTTCAGTTATGAAAATCTTCCCGTTGAAGATCAAGTGAGTGCGTCTGAAAGTGATATAGTACGAAAAGTAGCAGATAACGGACCTTGTGTAATCGTAGGGCTGTGTGCAGACTATGTCTTGAGGCATAAGGAAAACTGTATAAGGGTATTTATTCATGCACCGAAAGAAGACAGAGTAAAAAGAGTAAAAGAAGTTTATAAGGTAAATGAAAAGAATATAGAAAAATATGTACATAAAACCGACAAATCAAGGGCTGTTTATTATAACTATCAAACGGACAGGAAATGGAGCAGAGCTCAAAATTACGATTTGGTAATCAACAGTAATCTCGGGCTTGATACTGCCGTAAAAATCATTAAAGATTTGGTTGACATAAAGGAGAGTGAATATATTGGCTAG
- a CDS encoding MarR family winged helix-turn-helix transcriptional regulator, translating into MDKKIKFNIIKYTSKLHRKSQMYVNEQVKNLDITGGQVPFIKILCENGEIIQNEFCRFLDMDKSTVAKMMVKLESEGYIIKTNNKTDNRSTYIKPTKKSYEIYPKLKRIEQNWFNEITNDFSDIEKLIFFDLIKKATYNAGYFFDRCDN; encoded by the coding sequence ATGGATAAAAAAATAAAATTCAATATAATAAAATACACTTCGAAACTGCATAGGAAATCTCAGATGTATGTAAATGAGCAAGTGAAAAATTTGGACATAACGGGAGGTCAGGTCCCGTTTATAAAAATACTCTGCGAAAACGGAGAAATAATACAAAATGAATTCTGCAGATTTTTGGATATGGATAAAAGTACTGTGGCAAAGATGATGGTTAAACTTGAAAGCGAAGGCTATATTATAAAAACAAACAATAAAACGGACAATCGATCAACATATATAAAGCCGACGAAAAAATCATATGAGATATATCCAAAACTAAAGAGGATAGAACAAAACTGGTTCAATGAAATCACAAATGATTTTAGTGATATTGAAAAACTAATATTCTTTGATTTGATAAAAAAAGCAACTTATAACGCAGGATATTTTTTCGACAGGTGCGATAACTAA
- a CDS encoding alpha/beta fold hydrolase: MLYVKVENNVKIAVYDLNSDACKTVVMIHGWPLSNKIFEYQKRFLAECGYRVITLDLRGFGNSDAPAWGYDYDTLARDIYKVVCKLNLRYFTLIGFSMGGAIVLRYMNNYDGYGVEKLILLAAAAPSFTSYEGFPYGVSRDSVDELINSAKTDRAKFSKNFSEKLFYSPHSEEIKNWFYDISLSASGIGTVETGYLLRDERGMKDLCSVRVPTGIFHGKKDDIVPYELGVIQHEYIRGSKLFTFENSGHGIFYDELKKFNQQLLNYLRS; the protein is encoded by the coding sequence ATGCTTTATGTAAAAGTAGAAAACAATGTAAAAATTGCAGTTTACGATTTAAACTCTGATGCTTGTAAGACAGTAGTAATGATACACGGCTGGCCTTTATCAAATAAAATATTCGAATATCAAAAGCGATTTCTCGCAGAATGCGGATACAGAGTAATAACTCTGGATTTAAGAGGTTTCGGAAATTCTGACGCTCCGGCATGGGGATATGATTACGACACACTGGCAAGGGATATATATAAGGTAGTATGTAAATTAAATTTACGCTATTTCACTCTTATCGGATTTTCCATGGGAGGTGCAATAGTATTAAGATATATGAATAATTATGACGGATACGGAGTCGAAAAATTGATACTCCTCGCAGCTGCGGCACCAAGCTTCACAAGTTATGAAGGATTTCCTTACGGAGTAAGCAGAGACTCTGTAGATGAACTTATCAATTCAGCCAAAACAGACAGAGCAAAATTCTCAAAAAATTTCAGCGAAAAACTATTTTACAGCCCCCATAGTGAAGAAATAAAAAACTGGTTCTATGATATTTCTCTCTCAGCTTCAGGCATCGGCACGGTAGAAACCGGATATTTACTGAGAGACGAACGCGGTATGAAAGACTTATGCAGTGTACGCGTCCCAACGGGAATATTCCATGGTAAAAAAGATGATATAGTACCATATGAACTCGGAGTTATCCAGCACGAATATATAAGAGGTTCAAAATTATTTACCTTTGAAAACAGCGGACATGGTATTTTTTACGATGAATTAAAAAAATTCAATCAACAGCTGTTAAATTATCTTAGAAGTTAA
- a CDS encoding alanine/glycine:cation symporter family protein yields the protein MWGIINAFLTKVDDLVWGTPLIILILAGGILLTLRLGLLQLRKLPLALKYMVKNEEGGDGEVTSFAALCTALSATIGTGNIVGVATAIAAGGPGALFWMEIAAFFGMATKYAEGLLAVKYRVIDRDNHTLGGPFYYIEHGMGKNWKWLAKIFAFFGVCVGLFGIGTFSQVNGITSAVKNFFDPNMSWSVTIPHIGTYSWAVIIASFILSICVALVLIGGIKRIANVSQIIVPFMAVIYITICLLLMICNFSAIPGAIKVIVQGAFNPSAITGGVVGSMIIAMQKGVARGIFSNEAGLGSAPIAAAAAQTKEPVRQGLVSMTGTFIDTILICTMTGLSIVITGAWQVSGLEGVGVTTYAFNQGLPLPAQVSSFILMMCLVFFAFTTILGWDYYSERCLEYLSGGKVKYIKAFRWLYIFAVFIGPYMTVKAVWTIADIFNGLMALPNMIALFALSGVVVYETKKYFIRRKHRENRKKKQEA from the coding sequence ATGTGGGGAATTATCAATGCATTTTTAACAAAGGTGGATGACCTGGTATGGGGTACGCCTCTTATAATACTTATTTTGGCGGGAGGTATTTTACTTACCTTAAGGCTTGGGCTTTTACAGCTTCGTAAACTTCCGTTGGCTCTAAAATATATGGTCAAGAATGAAGAAGGGGGAGATGGTGAAGTCACTTCTTTTGCGGCTTTGTGTACCGCCCTTTCCGCAACTATCGGGACAGGGAATATAGTAGGGGTCGCGACGGCTATTGCAGCGGGCGGTCCCGGAGCTTTATTCTGGATGGAAATAGCGGCGTTCTTCGGAATGGCTACTAAGTATGCGGAAGGTCTGCTTGCTGTTAAGTACAGAGTAATAGATAGGGATAATCATACATTGGGAGGACCTTTTTACTATATCGAGCATGGTATGGGAAAAAACTGGAAATGGCTTGCAAAGATATTTGCATTTTTTGGGGTGTGTGTAGGGCTTTTCGGGATAGGTACATTCTCTCAGGTGAATGGGATAACTTCTGCGGTAAAGAACTTCTTTGACCCTAACATGTCATGGAGCGTTACTATACCTCATATCGGTACATATTCATGGGCGGTAATCATTGCTTCTTTTATACTCAGTATTTGCGTTGCACTTGTACTTATCGGAGGTATCAAGCGTATAGCCAATGTTTCTCAGATAATCGTTCCTTTTATGGCGGTTATTTATATTACGATATGTTTGTTACTTATGATATGTAATTTTTCTGCAATCCCCGGAGCAATCAAAGTAATCGTACAGGGGGCATTCAATCCATCGGCGATTACCGGAGGTGTGGTCGGAAGTATGATAATCGCTATGCAAAAGGGAGTTGCCAGAGGTATATTCTCAAATGAAGCGGGACTTGGTTCTGCTCCAATAGCAGCGGCTGCGGCTCAAACAAAAGAACCTGTCCGTCAGGGACTTGTTTCCATGACAGGTACATTCATAGACACGATACTGATATGTACAATGACCGGTCTTTCCATAGTAATAACGGGAGCATGGCAGGTAAGCGGCTTGGAAGGTGTGGGGGTTACGACTTACGCATTTAATCAGGGACTTCCTCTTCCGGCACAGGTATCATCATTTATTTTGATGATGTGTTTGGTGTTCTTTGCTTTTACTACTATCTTAGGCTGGGATTACTACTCCGAAAGATGTCTTGAATACTTATCGGGAGGGAAAGTAAAATATATCAAAGCATTCAGATGGCTGTATATATTTGCTGTATTTATAGGACCTTATATGACGGTTAAAGCTGTATGGACCATAGCAGATATATTCAACGGGCTTATGGCTCTTCCGAATATGATTGCTCTGTTTGCACTTAGCGGAGTCGTCGTATATGAAACCAAGAAGTATTTTATTAGAAGAAAGCACAGGGAAAACAGAAAGAAAAAGCAGGAAGCTTAA
- a CDS encoding cold-shock protein has product MNNGTVKWFNQEKGYGFISNDETGEDVFVHYSAISGEGFKSLNEGQKVTYDVEADTKNKSRFRAVNVIAC; this is encoded by the coding sequence ATGAACAATGGTACAGTAAAATGGTTTAACCAAGAAAAAGGATATGGATTTATATCTAACGATGAAACAGGAGAAGATGTATTTGTACATTACAGTGCAATCTCAGGCGAAGGTTTCAAAAGCTTAAATGAAGGACAAAAAGTTACTTATGACGTTGAAGCTGATACAAAAAATAAAAGCAGATTCAGAGCTGTTAACGTAATAGCTTGCTAA
- a CDS encoding glycosyltransferase, translating to MIVKDEEDVLGRCLDSVKNIADEIIIVDTGSKDKTKEIAYKYTNKVYDFKWADDFSLARNYSFSKADKDFILWLDADDVIEEKDRKDFIKLKETLDKNTDVVMMKYNTSFDSEGNVIFSYYRERLLKNVHRDLWKGAVHEAIAPYGITIHSNIAVTHRKLKVSDPDRNLRIFEKLISDGVKLNPRELFYYSRELYYHQKYHEAIGMFQRFLSLKDGFIENKIDAARLLYKCYDIVGEDELAIEALFKSFKYDIPRAEVCCDLGYYFMSKSKYDQAIYWYNRALCCEKKDSLGGFILEECYNYIPLIQLCVCYDKIGNIKLANEYNELAGLFKPASKEYKLNKKYFKDKLNK from the coding sequence ATGATAGTAAAAGACGAAGAAGATGTATTGGGCAGATGTTTGGACAGTGTGAAAAATATTGCCGATGAAATAATAATAGTAGATACAGGTTCAAAGGATAAGACAAAGGAAATAGCTTATAAATATACTAATAAAGTATATGATTTTAAGTGGGCGGATGATTTTTCCCTTGCAAGGAATTATTCATTTTCAAAAGCCGATAAAGATTTTATCCTATGGCTTGATGCGGATGATGTTATAGAGGAAAAAGACAGGAAAGACTTTATTAAATTAAAAGAAACATTAGATAAAAATACCGATGTGGTAATGATGAAATATAACACTTCTTTTGACAGCGAAGGGAATGTTATATTTTCTTATTATAGAGAAAGACTTCTTAAAAACGTTCACAGAGATTTATGGAAAGGTGCTGTTCATGAGGCTATAGCACCATACGGGATAACTATACATTCCAATATTGCGGTAACGCATAGAAAACTGAAAGTTTCTGACCCGGATAGGAATTTAAGGATATTCGAAAAGCTTATCAGCGACGGGGTGAAATTAAATCCCAGAGAACTTTTTTATTACTCCAGAGAGCTTTATTATCATCAAAAATATCATGAAGCGATAGGGATGTTTCAAAGGTTTTTATCTTTAAAAGATGGTTTTATTGAGAATAAAATAGATGCGGCAAGGCTTCTTTATAAATGCTATGATATAGTCGGAGAAGATGAGCTTGCGATAGAAGCACTGTTTAAGAGCTTTAAATATGATATTCCCAGGGCAGAAGTATGCTGTGATTTAGGATATTATTTTATGTCTAAATCAAAATATGATCAGGCTATATATTGGTATAACAGGGCTTTGTGCTGTGAAAAAAAAGACAGCCTCGGGGGATTTATTTTGGAAGAGTGCTACAATTATATCCCTTTGATACAGCTTTGTGTATGTTATGACAAAATCGGTAACATAAAACTTGCAAATGAATATAATGAATTAGCAGGCTTATTTAAACCTGCTTCAAAGGAATACAAACTTAATAAAAAGTATTTTAAAGACAAACTTAATAAGTAA
- a CDS encoding collagen-like protein, whose translation MYDFDFDSFLDGRNGNGMNRDYGCHENENSCNMEPGDYYPNDYDYDCGCNPEPGCPCPPPPDPGCCVPGPTGPRGPRGCPGPMGPTGCPGPQGPRGFRGATGATGVQGPQGPQGVQGPTGPSGTTGATGATGIAGPQGIPGPNGATGPTGAGVTGPTGPTGIQGAQGPQGPQGLRGETGATGPTGSVGATGATGATGAQGLAGEIGPTGPTGATGIGITGPTGPTGATGSAGATGPTGPTGSQGVQGEVGPRGATGATGATGASITGATGATGVTGPTGPTGATGATGATGPTGPTGPRGYSGEQGIEGEKGEVGDIGPTGATGATGPTGPTGPTGPTGATGATGATGEVGAQGLAGEIGPTGPTGADGAVGATGATGETGPTGATGATGAAGQQEVVAAVNENPSTYNSSDLISFERTTTLVGNSFSHTDGSPEFIISEPGLYQVYYHLTASAAGTGVVYPYTVSFSVVQNNTTIYNSDSSASLKSDIDTELASGNSMFYVAGTMPATVSLRNNNNSVTITNAIMVIIKIA comes from the coding sequence ATGTATGATTTTGATTTTGACAGCTTTCTGGACGGCAGAAACGGAAATGGCATGAATAGAGATTATGGCTGTCATGAAAACGAAAATTCATGTAATATGGAACCCGGTGATTACTATCCGAACGATTATGATTACGACTGCGGTTGTAACCCTGAGCCGGGATGTCCTTGCCCTCCTCCGCCTGATCCTGGATGTTGTGTACCCGGACCAACAGGTCCGAGAGGACCCAGAGGATGTCCCGGACCTATGGGTCCTACAGGATGCCCTGGACCTCAAGGACCAAGGGGATTTAGAGGTGCAACCGGAGCAACAGGTGTTCAAGGACCTCAGGGACCTCAAGGTGTTCAAGGTCCGACGGGACCTTCCGGAACGACCGGCGCTACAGGTGCTACCGGCATAGCCGGTCCGCAAGGTATTCCGGGACCAAACGGAGCGACAGGTCCAACTGGAGCCGGTGTTACAGGACCTACCGGACCTACAGGTATTCAGGGTGCACAAGGACCTCAGGGACCACAGGGCTTACGAGGTGAAACAGGCGCAACAGGACCTACTGGTTCTGTCGGTGCAACCGGCGCGACGGGAGCTACAGGAGCACAAGGTCTGGCTGGAGAAATAGGTCCAACCGGTCCTACCGGAGCCACAGGTATTGGTATAACGGGTCCAACAGGACCAACGGGAGCGACCGGATCAGCAGGAGCTACGGGACCGACCGGTCCTACCGGAAGTCAGGGAGTTCAAGGTGAGGTTGGTCCTCGAGGAGCTACCGGAGCCACAGGAGCAACCGGTGCAAGTATAACCGGTGCCACAGGCGCAACAGGTGTAACAGGACCTACCGGTCCAACAGGAGCCACCGGTGCAACTGGAGCCACAGGCCCAACAGGCCCTACCGGTCCTAGGGGCTACAGCGGTGAGCAAGGTATCGAAGGCGAAAAAGGTGAAGTTGGGGATATCGGCCCAACAGGTGCAACCGGTGCGACAGGACCAACAGGTCCTACCGGTCCAACTGGTCCAACAGGAGCAACTGGTGCTACAGGCGCTACCGGAGAAGTCGGAGCTCAAGGTTTAGCAGGTGAAATCGGTCCGACCGGACCGACGGGTGCAGATGGGGCTGTTGGTGCAACTGGTGCTACCGGTGAAACCGGACCAACGGGCGCAACAGGCGCAACAGGTGCCGCAGGTCAGCAGGAAGTTGTTGCGGCAGTGAATGAAAACCCTTCAACTTACAATTCATCTGATTTGATATCTTTTGAGAGAACTACAACATTAGTTGGAAATAGCTTTTCTCATACGGATGGATCACCTGAATTCATAATCAGTGAACCGGGACTATATCAGGTATACTATCATTTAACAGCCAGCGCTGCTGGTACGGGAGTAGTTTATCCTTATACAGTTTCATTCTCGGTAGTACAAAACAATACAACAATATATAATTCAGATTCAAGTGCAAGTTTAAAAAGCGATATAGATACAGAGCTTGCAAGCGGAAATTCAATGTTTTACGTTGCGGGTACGATGCCTGCTACAGTTTCATTAAGAAATAACAATAATAGTGTAACAATAACCAATGCAATAATGGTAATAATTAAAATAGCATAG
- a CDS encoding potassium channel family protein — MKKLKLLLMVLKRTKADKILIGFVFYIVLSSILFAVFEPGITSVMSGLWYSYSVISTVGFGDIVAVTFIGKILSILLTMYSIIVIAIITGVVVNFYTEINKFQRKETLAVFMDKLERLPDLSEEELEEISGKIKDLR, encoded by the coding sequence ATGAAAAAATTAAAACTTTTATTGATGGTGCTAAAGAGGACCAAAGCAGATAAGATACTCATAGGATTTGTTTTTTATATTGTTCTAAGTTCTATCCTGTTTGCTGTTTTTGAACCCGGGATAACTTCTGTTATGTCCGGTCTGTGGTATTCTTACAGTGTCATTTCAACTGTAGGGTTTGGAGATATTGTTGCCGTTACCTTTATAGGTAAGATATTATCAATCCTTTTGACTATGTATTCTATTATTGTAATAGCAATAATCACGGGCGTAGTTGTAAACTTCTATACCGAAATAAATAAGTTTCAAAGAAAAGAAACTCTTGCAGTATTCATGGATAAATTGGAAAGACTTCCCGATCTTTCAGAGGAAGAACTGGAAGAGATATCTGGTAAAATCAAAGATTTGAGATAG
- a CDS encoding GNAT family N-acetyltransferase, protein MSTDFINITEDNLYDEHLCCIIRTRKFHPGIDAKRKWLADRLKEGHVFRKLNERATVFIEYAPLEVSWVPIVGDNYYYIYCLWVLGEYKGKGYGRELMEYCLNDAKENGKSGICMLGSKRQKSWLSDQSFAKKYGFEVVDDTENGYELLALSFDGTVPKFAGNAKKEKIDNKDLTIYYDMQCPYVDQKINYVKKYCEENDVPLSLIQVKTLKQAKGLPCVFNNWAVFYNGKFETVNLLSDINTLKRILKK, encoded by the coding sequence ATGAGTACTGATTTTATAAATATAACGGAAGATAATCTTTACGATGAACATTTATGCTGCATTATACGTACTAGAAAATTTCATCCCGGTATAGATGCAAAGAGGAAGTGGCTTGCTGACAGATTGAAAGAAGGACACGTTTTTAGAAAATTAAACGAGAGAGCTACTGTTTTTATAGAATACGCTCCTCTTGAAGTATCTTGGGTACCTATAGTAGGTGATAATTATTATTATATATACTGCTTATGGGTATTGGGTGAGTACAAGGGTAAAGGATATGGCAGGGAGCTTATGGAGTATTGTTTGAATGATGCAAAAGAAAATGGCAAATCCGGGATTTGTATGCTTGGCTCAAAAAGACAAAAGTCCTGGCTTTCCGATCAGTCATTTGCAAAGAAATACGGTTTTGAGGTCGTTGATGATACTGAAAACGGATATGAACTTCTGGCTCTTTCTTTTGACGGCACAGTTCCAAAATTCGCCGGAAATGCAAAAAAAGAGAAAATTGATAATAAAGATCTGACAATTTATTATGATATGCAGTGTCCGTATGTGGATCAAAAAATAAATTATGTTAAAAAGTATTGTGAAGAAAATGATGTACCATTGTCTTTGATTCAAGTAAAAACACTAAAGCAGGCAAAAGGACTTCCTTGTGTATTCAATAACTGGGCTGTGTTTTATAATGGGAAGTTTGAGACAGTGAACTTACTTTCGGATATTAATACTTTAAAGAGGATACTTAAAAAATAG
- a CDS encoding phosphoribosylaminoimidazolecarboxamide formyltransferase has translation MKEIELKYGCNPNQKPARVYTKKGDLPITVLNGTPGYINLLDAFNSYQLVKELKEATGLASAASFKHVSPAGAAVGMPLDEKLKKMYFVDDDIDLTDISSAYIRARGADRMSSYGDFAALSDECDKATAMYLSKEVSDGIIAPSYSREALEILKKKKKGNYLVIQIDENYEPQKIETKEVFGVTFEQGRNDIKINEEMLKNIVTKNKDMSENAKRDLIISLITLKYTQSNSVCYVKDGQAIGIGAGQQSRIHCTRLAGNKADTWFLRSHDKVLNLPFKEGIRRADRDNAIDVYISEEHDDVLRDGSWENVFTKKPEVLTSEEKKAYLKEMKDVSLGSDAFFPFGDNIERAFKSGVKYIAEAGGSIRDDNVIETCDKYDLVMSFIGTRLFHH, from the coding sequence ATGAAAGAGATCGAATTAAAGTATGGTTGTAACCCAAATCAAAAACCGGCAAGAGTATATACGAAAAAGGGAGATCTGCCTATAACGGTGTTAAACGGTACACCCGGGTATATAAATTTACTGGATGCATTTAACAGTTATCAGCTGGTAAAGGAATTGAAAGAAGCGACGGGTCTTGCTTCAGCCGCGTCCTTTAAGCATGTTTCTCCGGCAGGTGCCGCAGTTGGTATGCCTCTTGATGAAAAGCTTAAAAAAATGTATTTTGTAGATGACGATATCGACCTTACGGATATTTCCTCTGCTTACATAAGAGCCAGAGGAGCTGACAGGATGTCTTCTTACGGTGATTTTGCCGCATTATCCGACGAATGTGACAAAGCGACGGCAATGTATTTATCTAAAGAAGTTTCCGATGGTATAATCGCACCTTCGTATTCAAGAGAAGCTCTTGAAATACTTAAAAAGAAGAAAAAAGGAAATTACCTCGTCATTCAGATAGATGAAAATTACGAACCTCAGAAGATAGAAACTAAAGAAGTGTTCGGAGTTACATTTGAACAGGGCAGGAACGACATAAAAATAAACGAAGAAATGCTTAAAAATATAGTTACAAAAAATAAAGATATGAGTGAGAATGCAAAGAGAGATTTGATCATATCTCTGATTACTCTTAAGTATACTCAGTCAAATTCAGTATGCTATGTCAAAGACGGACAGGCAATAGGTATAGGTGCGGGACAGCAGTCTAGGATACACTGTACCAGACTTGCGGGAAATAAAGCCGACACTTGGTTTTTAAGAAGTCATGACAAAGTTTTGAATCTCCCTTTTAAAGAGGGGATAAGAAGAGCTGACAGAGACAATGCAATAGATGTATATATTTCAGAAGAACACGATGATGTTTTAAGAGACGGCAGCTGGGAAAATGTGTTTACGAAGAAGCCGGAAGTACTTACATCAGAAGAAAAGAAGGCTTACTTAAAAGAAATGAAAGATGTTTCACTCGGTTCAGACGCCTTCTTCCCGTTCGGAGACAACATTGAAAGGGCATTTAAGAGCGGTGTAAAATATATAGCCGAAGCAGGTGGTTCAATAAGGGACGATAATGTTATCGAAACTTGTGATAAATACGACTTGGTGATGTCGTTTATCGGTACCAGATTGTTCCACCATTAA
- a CDS encoding DNA-3-methyladenine glycosylase has product MKLKRDFYLQDCVKVARDLLGKVFVHETKEGIAKGIIVETEAYNGAIDKASHSYKYKRTKRTEIQFGLGGYAYVYFIYGMHFNINIVTGIEGEPQGVLIRGIQPTYGIDLMKERRKTDNLINLTNGPAKLCQAMGITKEQYGMDLCNSNLYIEEGISIEDKDVDITKRINIDYAAEDKDRLWRFSIKDNPFVSIKVKS; this is encoded by the coding sequence ATGAAGTTAAAAAGAGATTTTTATTTGCAGGACTGTGTCAAAGTAGCCAGGGATTTACTTGGGAAGGTCTTTGTTCATGAGACAAAAGAGGGAATTGCGAAAGGGATTATCGTCGAGACCGAAGCTTATAACGGAGCTATAGATAAAGCAAGTCATTCTTATAAATATAAAAGAACGAAAAGGACAGAGATTCAATTTGGATTAGGCGGATATGCTTATGTCTATTTTATATATGGAATGCACTTTAATATCAATATCGTGACCGGAATTGAGGGGGAACCTCAAGGAGTACTTATAAGAGGTATACAACCTACCTACGGAATAGATTTGATGAAAGAGAGACGAAAGACCGATAATTTAATTAATCTTACTAACGGTCCGGCTAAACTTTGTCAGGCTATGGGAATAACAAAAGAGCAGTACGGAATGGATCTGTGTAATTCAAATCTTTATATTGAAGAGGGGATATCTATCGAAGATAAAGATGTCGATATAACCAAAAGAATAAATATAGATTATGCCGCAGAAGATAAAGACAGGCTTTGGAGGTTTTCCATAAAGGATAATCCCTTTGTTTCCATTAAAGTAAAGTCATAA